TCTGCTTCATTTAATCTGCCGCCTGACTCGCAAAATTCTTTATCCTGTTCAGTTGCCCAACCCTGGCTTAAAGCATAATCAACTCCGGTTTCCAGCGCTTTATCAAGTTCTTTATTGCTTAGCTTTAACCAACCGCCCCTGCCCACGCCTGACGGCACCTCTTGATAAATTGTTTGAGTTAATTTGGGAACTAAATCTTTAATCTCTACAAAACTCTTGTCTGAACGCAATAACCTGATCCCGCAGTTTATGTCATACCCAATCAAGCCAGGAGAAATAACACCTTCTTCTGTTAGAACTGGACATATGCCGCCAATTGGCGCCCCGTAACCTTCGTGCACGTCTGGCATCACCAAAACATATTTATATACCCCTTTGAGGGTAGAAAGATTCACTAACTGCCACAAGGACCGGTCTTTAAAAACCTCGTCTAACATTGATTCTGAAGCGTAAATCCGGGCCGGTACTTTCATATCTTTTCTAAAGCAAACCGGCACCTCCCAAAGATAGTCGGCAATTTTTACCAAGTCTTTTTTTGTCAATGGCGTTGACACAAATATAGATTGAATAAAACACTAATATTATAGCCTGTTTTAAGGTCAACCTTTTTGACTAAGTCAAAAAGATTGTTTTATCTCACTTCTTTACTCTAGAGTAAAGAAGTGAAAATTTTTCAAATATCTAACGTAATAGTTGCTTCGAGTTGCCCGTTATTTTGAGAGATTTTTAAATCATGATAAGTCGCTGCTTTGACGTCTTTAACAATCTTCCCGGAATCAGCAAGTAAAAATTCGGCTCGGAGAAAAAAACCATCAGATTTTTGCTTTAATTCATAAAAATTAACCCCAGCAATTAACTTTTTTTCTGTTTGAATAAAATATAAAGCCTCGTTTAAAAAATCGATCAACAGTCCCTCGCGGTCGGACGAAAAAATTTCAAAAATCACTGATTTTTTATCAGAAACTGCCAAATTCTCCTCCCCGGCAATAATCGCCATTAATCCTTTAAGAGCATTTTCCAAAAGCTCTTTCAAGTCTTTGCCAAAGACCTTTAGCCGAACATCAGCGGTATGTTCCAAGATTTTAAATTGGCTCATTTTTATCCCTTAGTTTTTCCGCTCAAAATTTTTAAAGCCACCGCAATCCGTTCAGAAACTTTGACAGGTTTATCCCCAAGTTCGGCAATGGCTTTTTTTGCTTGTTTCAAAGAAAAGCCCATTACCAACAAAGCTTCTTCCACTTCTAAATCAAGATCAAATAAACCAGGCTCAATTCGGCCGGATCTAATTTTCTTTGACAGTTCAAAAACAATTCTTGAAGCAGTTTTTTCTCCGACGCCAATAATCTTATTTAAAAACTCGGTTTTGCCCAACTGAATTGCTGATTTGATTTTATCAATTGGTGCTGAGCTTAAAATATTTAAGGCGATTCTCGGACCGATTTTATCCACTGAAGTTAAAAGCAAAAACAGCTCTTTCTCTTCTTGAGTCAAAAAACCATAAACTTCAAAAACTCCCTCCTGGGATTTCTGCTGTAGGAAAACAAATAGTTTGGCTTTTTTGTCTTTTGCCGGCAGTTTTTTAAAAGTTTGTTCAGAAATAAAAACCTCCCAGCCGATTCCGCTGGTTTCCAAAATCGCCCGATTATGGCTTTTCTCTTTGATTTTCCCTTCAAGATAGCTAAACATAATAACCAACTTCCAATTTCTAATTCACAATTTCCAAATCATTATTATTTTATCACGC
This genomic window from Patescibacteria group bacterium contains:
- a CDS encoding archease, with translation MSQFKILEHTADVRLKVFGKDLKELLENALKGLMAIIAGEENLAVSDKKSVIFEIFSSDREGLLIDFLNEALYFIQTEKKLIAGVNFYELKQKSDGFFLRAEFLLADSGKIVKDVKAATYHDLKISQNNGQLEATITLDI
- a CDS encoding RtcB family protein, translated to MSTPLTKKDLVKIADYLWEVPVCFRKDMKVPARIYASESMLDEVFKDRSLWQLVNLSTLKGVYKYVLVMPDVHEGYGAPIGGICPVLTEEGVISPGLIGYDINCGIRLLRSDKSFVEIKDLVPKLTQTIYQEVPSGVGRGGWLKLSNKELDKALETGVDYALSQGWATEQDKEFCESGGRLNEA
- the ruvA gene encoding Holliday junction branch migration protein RuvA yields the protein MFSYLEGKIKEKSHNRAILETSGIGWEVFISEQTFKKLPAKDKKAKLFVFLQQKSQEGVFEVYGFLTQEEKELFLLLTSVDKIGPRIALNILSSAPIDKIKSAIQLGKTEFLNKIIGVGEKTASRIVFELSKKIRSGRIEPGLFDLDLEVEEALLVMGFSLKQAKKAIAELGDKPVKVSERIAVALKILSGKTKG